The proteins below come from a single Aegilops tauschii subsp. strangulata cultivar AL8/78 chromosome 6, Aet v6.0, whole genome shotgun sequence genomic window:
- the LOC109762603 gene encoding RNA-binding KH domain-containing protein PEPPER isoform X2, translating to MATAAPPPEEFARDAMAYVAEEEEEDPEEVEPWVSSDSEPDEHPALEPRDPSPNSEPQPPPPAPTNSASEVAEEGQKAAPWPGFPGASVFRLVVAGDKVGGLIGRRGEIVKRLCEETRARVRVLDATDGVSSRIVLISATEETQAELAPAMDAAVRIFKHVNDIEGINPDVTLSASAPEICCARLMVPKAQAVHLIGKQGTMIKLIQETTGATMRIIDQDDLLSNQMVVERIVEIRGASLKVLNALKSVLGLLRKFLVDHSVLHLFERKNQAETEVQDSSKENQVTNGYAPPVNQDLLLSYSRSPLNPNGSRYLSYGHDPSVCDPYSPDIRRPTVSIISKITQTMQIPLLQAEEIIGVRGQTVAHIRSVSGAVVVLEETGNYLDEVLVSIEGTSSQVETAHQLIQVALSYIYVDGDFKPLRVTPA from the exons ATGGCGACCGCGGCACCGCCGCCCGAGGAGTTCGCCCGCGACGCCATGGCCTACGtagccgaggaggaggaggaggaccctGAGGAGGTGGAGCCGTGggtttcctccgactcggagccggACGAGCACCCGGCGCTCGAGCCGCGGGACCCTTCCCCCAACTCggagccgcagccgccgccgcctgcaccGACGAATTCGGCGTCCGAGGTGGCGGAGGAGGGGCAGAAGGCGGCGCCTTGGCCTGGGTTCCCCGGCGCGAGCGTGTTCCGGCTGGTCGTGGCCGGGGACAAGGTGGGCGGCCTCATCGGCCGCCGGGGCGAGATCGTCAAGCGCCTCTGCGAGGAGACCCGCGCCCGCGTCCGCGTCCTCGACGCCACGGACGGCGTCTCCAGCCGGATT GTCTTGATATCCGCAACAGAAGAAACACAAGCAGAACTGGCACCTGCTATGGATGCTGCAGTTAGGATCTTCAAACATGTAAATGATATAGAAGGGATCAATCCTGATGTCACATTATCTGCTTCTGCACCAGAAATTTGTTGTGCTAGATTAATGGTTCCTAAAGCACAAGCGGTGCACTTAATTGGCAAGCAAGGAACCATGATCAAGTTAATTCAAGAAACTACTGGTGCTACCATGAGGATTATAGATCAAG ACGACCTTTTGAGTAACCAGATGGTGGTTGAAAGAATTGTGGAGATACGTGGTGCTTCCCTCAAGGTCCTCAATGCCCTAAAATCAGTACTTGGACTTCTCCGGAAGTTCCTAGTTGATCATAGCGTCCTTCATCTATTTGAAAGAAAG AACCAAGCAGAAACCGAGGTGCAGGATAGTTCTAAAGAAAATCAGGTTACCAATGGTTATGCTCCTCCAGTGAACCAGGACCTTTTGTTATCCTACAGTCGAAGTCCTCTTAACCCGAATGGCAGCAGATATTTGTCATACGGACATGACCCATCTGTTTGTGACCCATATTCACCAGATATCAGACGCCCAACTGTCTCCATAATATCGAAG ATTACGCAAACGATGCAGATCCCTTTGCTGCAAGCTGAAGAGATAATTGGTGTCAGGGGACAGACCGTTGCTCATATACGTTCTGTCAGTGGAGCGGTGGTTGTCCTCGAGGAAACTGGAAATTATCTGGATGAGGTTCTAGTTTCGATCGAAGGCACTTCTTCACAAGTTGAGACCGCGCATCAACTCATACAG GTGGCGTTATCGTACATctacgttgatggagacttcaaacCACTGAGGGTAACGCCTGCGTGA
- the LOC109762603 gene encoding RNA-binding KH domain-containing protein PEPPER isoform X3 → MATAAPPPEEFARDAMAYVAEEEEEDPEEVEPWVSSDSEPDEHPALEPRDPSPNSEPQPPPPAPTNSASEVAEEGQKAAPWPGFPGASVFRLVVAGDKVGGLIGRRGEIVKRLCEETRARVRVLDATDGVSSRIVLISATEETQAELAPAMDAAVRIFKHVNDIEGINPDVTLSASAPEICCARLMVPKAQAVHLIGKQGTMIKLIQETTGATMRIIDQDDLLSNQMVVERIVEIRGASLKVLNALKSVLGLLRKFLVDHSVLHLFERKNQAETEVQDSSKENQVTNGYAPPVNQDLLLSYSRSPLNPNGSRYLSYGHDPSVCDPYSPDIRRPTVSIISKITQTMQIPLLQAEEIIGVRGQTVAHIRSVSGAVVVLEETGNYLDEVLVSIEGTSSQVETAHQLIQIWHGDGRRIGVENNLRGQEIKDQMVGVECFDLNTSVGGSLSENVYGKCSFVLVALSESRWLWVGYILLGNVACNFKKIPTLVQDLSRRCIATRGEECVHVPL, encoded by the exons ATGGCGACCGCGGCACCGCCGCCCGAGGAGTTCGCCCGCGACGCCATGGCCTACGtagccgaggaggaggaggaggaccctGAGGAGGTGGAGCCGTGggtttcctccgactcggagccggACGAGCACCCGGCGCTCGAGCCGCGGGACCCTTCCCCCAACTCggagccgcagccgccgccgcctgcaccGACGAATTCGGCGTCCGAGGTGGCGGAGGAGGGGCAGAAGGCGGCGCCTTGGCCTGGGTTCCCCGGCGCGAGCGTGTTCCGGCTGGTCGTGGCCGGGGACAAGGTGGGCGGCCTCATCGGCCGCCGGGGCGAGATCGTCAAGCGCCTCTGCGAGGAGACCCGCGCCCGCGTCCGCGTCCTCGACGCCACGGACGGCGTCTCCAGCCGGATT GTCTTGATATCCGCAACAGAAGAAACACAAGCAGAACTGGCACCTGCTATGGATGCTGCAGTTAGGATCTTCAAACATGTAAATGATATAGAAGGGATCAATCCTGATGTCACATTATCTGCTTCTGCACCAGAAATTTGTTGTGCTAGATTAATGGTTCCTAAAGCACAAGCGGTGCACTTAATTGGCAAGCAAGGAACCATGATCAAGTTAATTCAAGAAACTACTGGTGCTACCATGAGGATTATAGATCAAG ACGACCTTTTGAGTAACCAGATGGTGGTTGAAAGAATTGTGGAGATACGTGGTGCTTCCCTCAAGGTCCTCAATGCCCTAAAATCAGTACTTGGACTTCTCCGGAAGTTCCTAGTTGATCATAGCGTCCTTCATCTATTTGAAAGAAAG AACCAAGCAGAAACCGAGGTGCAGGATAGTTCTAAAGAAAATCAGGTTACCAATGGTTATGCTCCTCCAGTGAACCAGGACCTTTTGTTATCCTACAGTCGAAGTCCTCTTAACCCGAATGGCAGCAGATATTTGTCATACGGACATGACCCATCTGTTTGTGACCCATATTCACCAGATATCAGACGCCCAACTGTCTCCATAATATCGAAG ATTACGCAAACGATGCAGATCCCTTTGCTGCAAGCTGAAGAGATAATTGGTGTCAGGGGACAGACCGTTGCTCATATACGTTCTGTCAGTGGAGCGGTGGTTGTCCTCGAGGAAACTGGAAATTATCTGGATGAGGTTCTAGTTTCGATCGAAGGCACTTCTTCACAAGTTGAGACCGCGCATCAACTCATACAG atttggcatGGTGATGGGAGAAGGATTGGAGTGGAAAACAACTTGAGGGGGCAAGAAATCAAGGATCAAATGGTTGGAGTGGAATGTTTCgatctcaacacaagtgtaggtggttctctctcggaAAATGTATATGGGAAGTGTAGTTTCGTCCTGGTTGCTCTCTCTGAGAGTAGGTGGTTGTGGGTGGGGTATatattgttgggaaacgtagcatgcaatttcaaaaaaattcctacgctcgtgcaagatctatctaggagatgcatagcaacgagaggggaagagtgtgtccacgtacccttgtag
- the LOC109762603 gene encoding RNA-binding KH domain-containing protein PEPPER isoform X1, whose amino-acid sequence MATAAPPPEEFARDAMAYVAEEEEEDPEEVEPWVSSDSEPDEHPALEPRDPSPNSEPQPPPPAPTNSASEVAEEGQKAAPWPGFPGASVFRLVVAGDKVGGLIGRRGEIVKRLCEETRARVRVLDATDGVSSRIVLISATEETQAELAPAMDAAVRIFKHVNDIEGINPDVTLSASAPEICCARLMVPKAQAVHLIGKQGTMIKLIQETTGATMRIIDQDDLLSNQMVVERIVEIRGASLKVLNALKSVLGLLRKFLVDHSVLHLFERKNQAETEVQDSSKENQVTNGYAPPVNQDLLLSYSRSPLNPNGSRYLSYGHDPSVCDPYSPDIRRPTVSIISKITQTMQIPLLQAEEIIGVRGQTVAHIRSVSGAVVVLEETGNYLDEVLVSIEGTSSQVETAHQLIQVLLRDGKVLAPRSSGYGNPDAGPVRPPFAPCGAPVSPEYAPPLYREYQSSSGSVRHCYSAAYHGYRL is encoded by the exons ATGGCGACCGCGGCACCGCCGCCCGAGGAGTTCGCCCGCGACGCCATGGCCTACGtagccgaggaggaggaggaggaccctGAGGAGGTGGAGCCGTGggtttcctccgactcggagccggACGAGCACCCGGCGCTCGAGCCGCGGGACCCTTCCCCCAACTCggagccgcagccgccgccgcctgcaccGACGAATTCGGCGTCCGAGGTGGCGGAGGAGGGGCAGAAGGCGGCGCCTTGGCCTGGGTTCCCCGGCGCGAGCGTGTTCCGGCTGGTCGTGGCCGGGGACAAGGTGGGCGGCCTCATCGGCCGCCGGGGCGAGATCGTCAAGCGCCTCTGCGAGGAGACCCGCGCCCGCGTCCGCGTCCTCGACGCCACGGACGGCGTCTCCAGCCGGATT GTCTTGATATCCGCAACAGAAGAAACACAAGCAGAACTGGCACCTGCTATGGATGCTGCAGTTAGGATCTTCAAACATGTAAATGATATAGAAGGGATCAATCCTGATGTCACATTATCTGCTTCTGCACCAGAAATTTGTTGTGCTAGATTAATGGTTCCTAAAGCACAAGCGGTGCACTTAATTGGCAAGCAAGGAACCATGATCAAGTTAATTCAAGAAACTACTGGTGCTACCATGAGGATTATAGATCAAG ACGACCTTTTGAGTAACCAGATGGTGGTTGAAAGAATTGTGGAGATACGTGGTGCTTCCCTCAAGGTCCTCAATGCCCTAAAATCAGTACTTGGACTTCTCCGGAAGTTCCTAGTTGATCATAGCGTCCTTCATCTATTTGAAAGAAAG AACCAAGCAGAAACCGAGGTGCAGGATAGTTCTAAAGAAAATCAGGTTACCAATGGTTATGCTCCTCCAGTGAACCAGGACCTTTTGTTATCCTACAGTCGAAGTCCTCTTAACCCGAATGGCAGCAGATATTTGTCATACGGACATGACCCATCTGTTTGTGACCCATATTCACCAGATATCAGACGCCCAACTGTCTCCATAATATCGAAG ATTACGCAAACGATGCAGATCCCTTTGCTGCAAGCTGAAGAGATAATTGGTGTCAGGGGACAGACCGTTGCTCATATACGTTCTGTCAGTGGAGCGGTGGTTGTCCTCGAGGAAACTGGAAATTATCTGGATGAGGTTCTAGTTTCGATCGAAGGCACTTCTTCACAAGTTGAGACCGCGCATCAACTCATACAG GTCCTACTGCGCGACGGAAAAGTTCTAGCACCCAGGAGCAGCGGCTACGGCAACCCTGACGCTGGCCCGGTCAGGCCGCCGTTCGCCCCGTGTGGCGCTCCAGTGAGCCCGGAGTACGCCCCGCCTCTGTACCGCGAGTACCAGTCATCGTCCGGCAGCGTCCGCCACTGCTACTCTGCTGCATACCACGGGTACAGGCTGTAG